The nucleotide window CTCCTTCTCTCGCCTGTGTATCTCTTCCATCCAGGAATTCGTGCGTTTTCCACCCCGGTCAGTGTTTCCGTCTGTAAAAAGTATCAGATAGCGTTTCGCCTCAACAGGTTCCATCGACGAAAGATTCTTGACTGCCCTGTAGATCGGCTCCTCGAACACGGTGATCTGCGAATAATATTCAAGACTCTTTACCCAGTCCTTCAGTTCACCATTACCGGACGGATCGTTCCTTAATGGCCCTATCTGGTCTGCCGTCGATGACTTCCAGCCTGCACAACTGGCATTGATTACATCGGTTGCCAGCTTGTCCGAGCTGACGACACCCGGATTAGGAAAGCTCGTTATGTAAAGTTGATCCATATCGCTGAGCATATCGATGAAGACAAGAGACGAGAAAAGCATCATCTTCTGCTTGTCATTCCTTTTCATGCTTCCCGAGCTATCGAGGACCAGGGCGAGGTTCCTTTGCAGCGGAGGAGCACCCTTGGACCATGTGATCTCATCGTCAGGGATCTTATCCTTTTTGAACTTGGCTGCAAAATCACCTATGGTGTCACAGCCAATAAGAGACAAAATTCCTGCAAACAGAATCAAAACAACGAACGATCGTTTCATAATCTCTCCCGCATTATCATTTTACGCGAACATCCTGCATTCCCAGGCGTGCGAGCCTCTGCCAGCGTCGCATCGAATTAGGATGAGACTGCTCGAGTTCCGATAAAAACGTAACAATATCTCCGATAACTGTATTTGATTCGAGGGATCGACTGTGGGCGACGACAGTAGCGAACAGGTCATAACGGCGCGGGAACCCGCTTTTTCCGAGACTCACGCGCATATCCTCAAGTTTCATCAGGGATGTTATAAGACCTGAGGCGCTACCGCTGAGAATAACCCCGTAATCATCAGCCAGATATTCGGCAAGCTGGGATTCCCAGTACAGCAAAGCCCTGGGCAGCCATAACGGCATACTTATCATGTTGATTATAAGTCTGATAACGAAGCTGAACCCTGAAAAGACAAAGCGTAATATCCCTAACGGTAATCGCTCAAGATACATGAACACAGTCTTAATAATTCGATTGATCATTTGCACGGGCCAGAACAGGTAGTGAAGTATTTTAGTGACTTCCGAGAACATACAGGTGACGATATAGTCGTTTTCAACGATATGTCCTGTCTCGTGAGCAAGGATCGAACGCAGCTGGGGCAGGCTCATCTCCTGAAGAACATCGAGAGCAAAGACGATCCTGGCCCTGTCCAGGTTGCCATATGTTATGACATTGGATTTAATCCTGTCAGTGTAATATACGTCCGCATGTTTATCGATAAGCCCCTGCCTCATCCATAGTCTCAGATCAGATCCGAGAGTGTGCAACTTTCTGTTACAGTCCGCGTTTATCGAAGGTTCTCCCTCACCCTCCGGAAGCTTCACCCTTACATCAAGGTCCCGATCATATATCCTCGGAAGGGAAAAATATGTGAGCAACCCCGGGACAACAGCCGCCATGATGACTATCAGCAGAAGCGTACCGATGATCTCGAGAGGTATCATCTGGCTGAAATCGAAGATCTTCAGCGGTACGTTGACGATGACTATGACAGAGGCAACAAACGATGTGACTATGATCAGGATCGTCAGGACTATAAGGAATATTGCCAGCTTTTTACCAAGAACAAGGGGCAGACTGTGACTCCGCAGAAGTTCGACAAGTTCAACCCTCGAAAGACTTGTCCTGATACCAGTAAACAAATTAAATCCCTGGGAATGAGCCTATAATGTTTTGAGAGAAAACCGTAGACGAGCATACTAAAAATGATATTACATTTCAAGAAATATTTTTCCGGCCGCACAAATATACTACAACAAACAAGGTATGAAGAAATTACCATGTAGTTATTCGATCTAAATCACATTACTGAAATCAGGTCTCTTGTATGAAAGAAAGATGAGTCCATCCCCTTCCCTAAGGCGCGTAAATCTACTGTCGGACAGATCCCTGGGATTCAGGATAAATTCCCCACCCCTGACAATACCGATAAGCAGGGAAGGATTTGCCGGATTCCTTTTGTACAGAAAATGTCTGTAAAGATCGACAAACGATTTCTCGAGTATATCATTTCGCATATTATCGGCCATTTCTGCCCAGGGAGAAATGTATATCTCGTTGCTGTCATCGTCATAATCGAGAAGTTCATTGAAGACATCTGAGATCTGTGGATACATGCAGCTCTGCGCAAGTATTCCCATGGTAAAATCGTCCCTTGAGATTATTTCACTCGCTCCGGCACCGATCAATACTTCCTGTTTCCTGTGATTCAATGCTTCTATCAGAATATTTGGCCCCGGGTCTGTACTACCGAATTCTTCAGCAATAAGACGCTTCAGCGAAAGAACTGTCAGAGTATTTGCTCCATCAGCATCGCATGCAGTGGCTTGTGCAAGAACGATAACCGACTTGGATTTGTGGGCTCCAATCTTTTTAAGCACATTCTTGTTAGTCGAACGTCCCGAAA belongs to Candidatus Latescibacterota bacterium and includes:
- a CDS encoding M48 family metalloprotease; the protein is MFTGIRTSLSRVELVELLRSHSLPLVLGKKLAIFLIVLTILIIVTSFVASVIVIVNVPLKIFDFSQMIPLEIIGTLLLIVIMAAVVPGLLTYFSLPRIYDRDLDVRVKLPEGEGEPSINADCNRKLHTLGSDLRLWMRQGLIDKHADVYYTDRIKSNVITYGNLDRARIVFALDVLQEMSLPQLRSILAHETGHIVENDYIVTCMFSEVTKILHYLFWPVQMINRIIKTVFMYLERLPLGILRFVFSGFSFVIRLIINMISMPLWLPRALLYWESQLAEYLADDYGVILSGSASGLITSLMKLEDMRVSLGKSGFPRRYDLFATVVAHSRSLESNTVIGDIVTFLSELEQSHPNSMRRWQRLARLGMQDVRVK